ACGCCGTCGCTGTACGCTGCGGCGTAAAGAGTCGTCGGGGCCTTCGGATCGATGGCCAGGGCGTTGATCGTGATGTTGGGAAGGCCCGTGGCGGCCCAGGTTGCGCCGCCGTCCGTGCTCTTGAAGACGCCGCCGCTGGCGTACCCCGGCCCGCCGATGGTCCCCACATAGAGAGTGGCGGGCGTTTGCGGGTCGATGGCAAGCGCCAGGACGCCGTGGTTGGTCAGGCCGACGTTGGCGTAGCTCCAGGTGGCGCCCCCGTCGGTGGTCTTGAAGACACCGGAGCCGAAGGCGCCTGCGTAGACGGTGGAGGGAGTCTGCGAATCGATGGCCAGTCCGTAGATATCGACCCAGGATGGTCCGCTGTTGAGGGCAGTCCAGATGTCCCCTCCGTCGGTGCTCTTCGAAATGCTCTCCTTCCTGATCTCAAAATCGAGCCTCGTTCCTGCGTACAGAGTGGTGTGGGTCCGGGGGTCGATGGCGATGAGGGCGACGCGCGGGTTGGTCATGCCCGTGCCGGACCAGCTCGCGCCTCCGTCGGTGCTCTTGAAGACGCCGCCGGGAGCCGCCGTGTAGAGGGTGGAGGAACTCGTGGGATCGAGGACCACGGTGCGCGTGCCGGGACCGGAGGCGGCCCAGGTTGCGCCGGCGTCGGTCGTCTTGAAGAGGCCCGGATCACTGCTGGCGTAAATGGTGCCTTTGGCGTTCGGGTCGATGGCCAGGCGGTAGATCACCCTCCCCTCCGGCCCGATCGCCGTCCAGACGTTCGTGCCGGCCTCAGCCCGGTGCTGGCCGCTCAACCCGAGAAGCGCCGACAGCATCGCCACGGCGCACCGCCTTGCCCTCACGTCTTTCGCTGAGATCGGATTCATCACGTCCCCTCCCTTTCACGATCTGGAGCGGTCTCCCGCGCTTCCACCGACTCGCAGGCAGTCGGCGAAGAGTCCGAAGAATGGGCCGAGGATGAACGTGCGCCAATCGGTGAAATTCCTGAAAGGAAGGAAGTAAAAATCCGCATGGCTTCGGTTGACTCCCCGGCGCCACCGGGGTAAATAGAGACAGACGTCAGAATCGCGTGAGGGTTTTCCCGAAGGAGGGCGCAGCATGAGAAACAGAGTCGAGGTCCTGTCAGTCGTGCTCGTCGTGGTGGCCTTTGCAGCGCTCCTGCCTTGGGCGGGGGCCTTCGCCGCCGGTTCGCCCGCCGACAAGGGGCAGAGAACCGCCGAGATGCCGATGCGAGTGCAGACGGAGGGTACGACCTACGGTCAATATCTGCAGCGGCAGGCCGATCTCATGACGCGTCTGAGAGGATCGGTGCCCGCCGCGGCCATGCACGCGCCGGTGCGCGTCGACCTGTCGCGCGAGGAGATCGACGGCGTCGAGCGGGCGCCACGGGTCAACGGTATGCCGCAGAGGATTGGACTGGTCAAGGGGGTGAACCCGATGCTGGCCGTCGACGGCGTTCAGATTGATTCGGCCCCAGGCGGGCCGCGCCGCGGTCCCGGCGCCCAGGCGTCCCGGACGGCGGACGGAGGGCTCGCGTGGGCGGTCGAGGTGTCGGCCGCAGGCGCAGGCGCCCTGCGCGTCCACCTCGAGGGCCTGTCGCTGCCGGCGAGCGCCGAGCTCTACTTCTACAGCCGCGCCGGTGAGGTGTTCGGTCCCTACCGCGGCGCCGGCCCCGACGGCGACGGCGATCTCTGGACCGACACGGTGTTCGGGGCCGAAGGGATACTGGAGCTTCACGTGGCGGCCGGGGCGAGTCCGGCCGACCTCCAACTGGTCGCGTTCCGCGTGACGGAGGTCGGCATCGTCATGCCGCGCTTCGCGGGCTCCTTCACCCCCGCGGCCGTCGGCTTCTGCGGCGATCCCGACTGCATCGTCGATGCGACGTGCGTCACCGGCACCGCCGCGGACGCCGCCAAGGACGCCGTCGCGAAGATGGAGTGGGCCCAGGGTCAGTTCCTCTACACCTGCACCGGTGGCCTCATCGCCGACAGCAATCCCGCGCAGGATAATTTCTTCCTGACCGCCGCCCACTGCCTGGGGAACAACAAGACGGCGCGCAACCTGCAGTTCTACTGGAGATTCCGCACCTCGAGCTGCAACGGGACCTGCCCGATCAACACCGGCTGGCCCTACAAGACGATGGGATCGACGGTCGCGTCGACCGGCAAGAAGGGAGACTACACACTGCTGCACCTGGACGCGGTCCCGCCGGCGAACTCCGTCTTCCTCGGCTGGACGAACGTCGCTGTCGCCCTGGCCAACGGCACGCACCTCTACCGGATTAGCAATCCGGACTTTGGACCCCAGGTCTATTCCCAGCACGATGTGGATACCGCCGCCGGGACGTGCGGCGGCTGGCCGCGGGGCGGATGGATCTACAGCCGTGACATCATGGGGGCAATCGACGGAGGAAGCAGCGGCTCGCCGATCATCAACGGCGCGTCCCAGATCGTCGGCCAGCTCAGCGGCACCTGCGGCGGCAATCCGAGCGACGCCTGCTCGAGCGGTCCGGGCGAGGCCAACGCGACCGTCGACGGGGCGTTCGCCGGCTACTACTCGTCGATTCAGCCGATCATCAATCCCTGAGCGTCATCCCACGGGAGCGTGGTCTGCGTCTACAGTCGGACGAAATAAGGCAGGGTCATGAGGACGATGCCGATGATCACCAGCAGGAGGTTGCTCGACACGAAATAGGGGTAGACCATGAGCACGAGTCCACACACGAAGGGGACCGTGGCTTTCTGCTTTTTTCCGTAGATGAAGTACCCCGCCCCGGCGGCACTGAACAGGAGCTCCAGGAAGAGTGATGCCGGATCGCCCATCTTAGGAACCGGCCCTTCCGCGAGGGCCCCCGGCATTCTTCGATCCGCCGGTGCGGCGCGCGAAATCGATGAACCCGCGCTCGACGTCGGTCTCGAGGAGCTCGACCGTGACCCTTTCCCCGACGTCGAGACCCTCGAACCCGTCGACCATCTTCCCCTCCACGGGCGGACGGAAGATCCGGACCCAGGTCCCTTTCTCGGACACGGCGGTGACCATTCCCTCGAACCTCTCCCCGATCCTGGGCTCCAGGAGGAGCGCCGCGGCTGACTTCCGCACCTGCCGCTCCACCTTGTTCGCGTTGTCTTCCTGCTCCGTGCAGTGGCGAGCCAGATCTTCGAGCTCGCCGCGGCCGTAGGGCGCCGGGCGACCGGACAGCGAGGCCTTGAGCAGCCGCTGGGTCGCGAGGTCCGGAAAACGCCGGTTCGGGGCCGTGGAATGGGTGTAGTCGTGGACCGCGAGGCCGAAGTGGCCCGGCGACGTCCCGCCCGGAAGCTCCACCACGTACTCCCCCCGTCCCATCAGCTTGACGACCGCGAGGGAGAGGTCCGGAAACGTGTCGGGCTGGACCCGGCGACGCTTGCACAGGAATGCTTCGAGGGCGGCGGCGTCCGGCTCCACGGGCAGCGTCTCGTTCAGGGCGGCCGCGAGCTGGACGATCCGTTCCCATCGCTCGGGTGACCGCAGCACCCGGCGCAGGGACGGCACGCCTCGCGCCGCCAGGAATCTCGCGGTCACCCCGTTGGCGGCGATCATCAGGTCCTCGATCAGCTCCTTCGCCCGGTTCTTCTCGTCGAGACGCAGATCGGCGAGCACCTCGCCGTCGAACACCGCGCGGGGCTCGATCGTCTCCAGGCTGAGGGCACCCTGCTCGTGGCGCACGGTCCGGAGCGCCTGCGCGACACGATCCTGGAGCCGGAGCTGCGCATCGATCCCGGGCACGGAGGCGACGCGCCCGGGCGCGGGTCCGCGGCCCTCCAGCCAGGCGGCGACACTGTCGTACGCGAGCTTGGCGCGATTCAGCACCACCGCGCGATAGATCTCCGATTCCGCGATCGAGCCGTCGTCGCGCACCTGCATGTCGACGACGATCGCCGGGCGCTCCTGGTCCTCTCCGAGCGACGTCCTGTCGGTCGAGAGCACCGCGGGAAGCATGGGGAAGATCTCGGCGGCGGTGTAGACGGACGTGGTGTTGTGCGCCGCGTGCTCGTCGATGGCCGAATCCTTCGTCACCAGCGCATCGACGTCCGCGATCGCGACGAGCACGCGCGTCGCGCCCGGACCCGCGGCTTCGGCGAACGACACTTGATCGAGATCGCGGGAATCGTCGTTGTCGATCGACACCCACAGGAGCCCGCGGTGGTCGCGGGGGGCCGGCCCGGGCCCGACCGCCGGCCCGGCGATCGCGTTGGTCTCGGCCACGACGGCGGGCGAGAAGTCGGGCAGCAGCCCGCGATCGATCATGACCCGCCGCGCGATGGCCTTGAGGTTGTGCCGGTGTCGTTGCATCGTAGTCGGTCCCAGTATATGCGCGGGCGCCCCGTCAGCGGGCGTCCCGATCACCTGTGTCCAGCCCCGCGCGGAAGCGCTCCTCGCACTGGACGATCTCCTGATCCGTGAGGGCGCCGCCGTCCCGCGCGCCCGTCCTCCTCACCTCGGGCGGGTCGGGAAAATTGAGGGCCAGCTCGAAGTCGGGCCGGAAACATTCGATGTAGCCCGGCGGCGGGCGGCGCTCGTGGGCCATGTGGCGCGTCTCCTGCGGCGGCACCCGCGTCCTGGCGATCACGTAGTCGTTCAATCCGAGAAGGTCGATCACGGCGACGTTGGGAAAGACCCAACCCACGAACCCCACGTTCAGGGCGGTCATCACGTGCCGGTCCTCCCAGCCCAGAGAAACCCCCTCCTCCCGCGCGGGGAGCCGACTCGAGACGAAGGCGGAGTACACCTTGTGCTCCTGGTGCCGGACGCAGACCGAGTGCGTGATCAGCCAGGCCTGCAGCTCATCGAACGCCTGCGGATAGAAACGCAGCCAGGCCGGAAACCGGCCGGCTATGGGCCGGATCATATGGAAGGTCTCCGCGCGGCTTTCCAGATCGCGGGTCTCTAGGTAGTGGACCCAGGGGATCGGCCAGGACAACGCAATGCACAGCACGAACAGGGAGACGGCGGCAAGCGGGCGGAGGTCGAGCCGCGCGACGAGCCACAGGAAGGAAACAAACACGAGCGGGATCAAGTGGCTGTAGACCCGGTATTCGAAGTGGTCGCCGCCGATCACCAGGGTGTAGAAGGCGAGGTGCGCGAGAAGCGCTCCGATCACGATCAGCGGCTGACGGCTCACCTTGTGCCGGCGGACCGCCCACACCAGCGCCAGCAGCAGCCATGTCCACAGCGCGTACTCGAGGACGAAGGACGCGGCGTAGCGCCAGCCGCTCTCGGGCCAGGCGGTCGTGTACTTGGCGTAGTAGGTATTGGGCAGCCAGACGCCGTAGTACCAGCGACGCCACGTCAGGTGGGCCGCGACACCCAGGAGTGGAAAGGCGCGCACGAGAGCCGGCAGGCGGACGCGCCATGCAGCGAGGTCCGACAGGATCCAGTCCGCCAGGAGCGCACACGTCCCCAGGACCGCGATCAGTCCGTCGGGCCGCGCGAGGGCGGCCAGCATCGCGGCGAGGCTGACCCGGAACACCCAGGTCGCCTCACGGTCCACGCGGCGGTCGAGCGCCTGGTCGATCCAGAGGACGAGGCAGAAGTTGAACAGGGACGTCTCCAGACCCGAGCTCAGCCAGGCGAGGAAGGTGCGGTTGGTCACCGTTCCCAGAAGAACCAGGGCGAGGAGCGAGAAGCGGATGCGCTCGAGCCGCGCAGGGAGCCCCATGCGCCAGACCAGCCGACAGACGACGATCAGAGTGGCGTAACCGAACGCCAGGGAGAGCCAATCGGCCGCGTCCGGCGGTTCGACTCCGATGAGCCCCCAGACGAGGCGCAGCAGGGCGACCCACAGCCAGCTCGTGTACCCCTCCACGGGCAGGAACGGAGGCGGATTCCAGACGAAGCCGCGCCCCAGTATGTGGTTGCTGACGTAACGAAACGCGATGTACGCGTCGTCGGTCGTGAACAGGAAGAGGCGGTAGCCCAGGAAGACTGCGACCCCCACGGCGGCGGCGAGCAGGATGGAGCGCAGGCGCAGCACGCTCACGCCACCCGCCTGTCCACATTCGAGGACAGTATCATCTTTAATACCCTCTCGAACGGCGCCGGACTTGATTGGATCGCCGCGCGAGGCCTAGGATAGGGCAACGTCGCGGAGCCCGTCCATGCCACCCACACGGAGACCCCTTGACCCTCAAGGACCGTGAGAGTCACGGTGAGATCACCGGACTCCTGATCTCCTGGCGCCGGGGGGACCGGGACGCGTTCGACCGTCTCTTCCCGATCGTCTACGACCAGCTCCGAATCCTGGCGCGTCGCCAGCTCCGCCGGGCCGGAGGCGATCGGGCGCTCACGACGACGACTCTCATCCACGAGGCCTACTTGAAGTTCGTGGCCGGCTGGGCGAGGCCGAGACCTCCGCGCGCGAGGCGCTGGAGCTCGACCGCAAGCTCTAACTACGACG
The sequence above is drawn from the Candidatus Dormiibacterota bacterium genome and encodes:
- a CDS encoding RNB domain-containing ribonuclease gives rise to the protein MQRHRHNLKAIARRVMIDRGLLPDFSPAVVAETNAIAGPAVGPGPAPRDHRGLLWVSIDNDDSRDLDQVSFAEAAGPGATRVLVAIADVDALVTKDSAIDEHAAHNTTSVYTAAEIFPMLPAVLSTDRTSLGEDQERPAIVVDMQVRDDGSIAESEIYRAVVLNRAKLAYDSVAAWLEGRGPAPGRVASVPGIDAQLRLQDRVAQALRTVRHEQGALSLETIEPRAVFDGEVLADLRLDEKNRAKELIEDLMIAANGVTARFLAARGVPSLRRVLRSPERWERIVQLAAALNETLPVEPDAAALEAFLCKRRRVQPDTFPDLSLAVVKLMGRGEYVVELPGGTSPGHFGLAVHDYTHSTAPNRRFPDLATQRLLKASLSGRPAPYGRGELEDLARHCTEQEDNANKVERQVRKSAAALLLEPRIGERFEGMVTAVSEKGTWVRIFRPPVEGKMVDGFEGLDVGERVTVELLETDVERGFIDFARRTGGSKNAGGPRGRAGS
- a CDS encoding trypsin-like peptidase domain-containing protein translates to MRNRVEVLSVVLVVVAFAALLPWAGAFAAGSPADKGQRTAEMPMRVQTEGTTYGQYLQRQADLMTRLRGSVPAAAMHAPVRVDLSREEIDGVERAPRVNGMPQRIGLVKGVNPMLAVDGVQIDSAPGGPRRGPGAQASRTADGGLAWAVEVSAAGAGALRVHLEGLSLPASAELYFYSRAGEVFGPYRGAGPDGDGDLWTDTVFGAEGILELHVAAGASPADLQLVAFRVTEVGIVMPRFAGSFTPAAVGFCGDPDCIVDATCVTGTAADAAKDAVAKMEWAQGQFLYTCTGGLIADSNPAQDNFFLTAAHCLGNNKTARNLQFYWRFRTSSCNGTCPINTGWPYKTMGSTVASTGKKGDYTLLHLDAVPPANSVFLGWTNVAVALANGTHLYRISNPDFGPQVYSQHDVDTAAGTCGGWPRGGWIYSRDIMGAIDGGSSGSPIINGASQIVGQLSGTCGGNPSDACSSGPGEANATVDGAFAGYYSSIQPIINP